The following are from one region of the Blastocatellia bacterium genome:
- a CDS encoding DUF4365 domain-containing protein has translation MMRTYSPQDLGPLPKRDPYKANEERSIDAFRAALPKEKFQYRDDRQNDEGVDGSVELLTKSSSLNLRAQVQLKSKVSGKANADGSISVSVNVSNLNYLLNGPSPIYVLYVVETGELRVAWARDERERLNRIDPDWISQEKVTIRFVAPLTPQAVDQIYERILREGCMHREVHERLARATLGEPVHISIDPETLAVSDPSEVYDRLSTSGLSIVSAGYGSFVLEQVELLGPEAARAPRIQLVKAYALSAQGRYLGALALLQEVRLREGDLPNDDQRFATYLRDFCEYASGAINLTEYGERRQRWEDEAESGYALAHRSLELYQRALAELDPIVRKQLLSDLRRVMDEMLRHDEIPAALKLEARIELLYIEGSQLSIRSLQEMFLGRGPEDSGRREIRGALQSLEDLWPRWEEEALALTRQAVASGHPFVIASALSTHASIITERLECIERANILLGGTFSIPAQSIELAIKKAVRALNIYLRAGALDGELRCKLLIADLLVLARRDDEAREIAREVLPKVEAFGYADLKTKAEEYVAGHTLLTRCEEMKSQLEPEPDPDVGLAGWTDDEVRQFASHSPDLARRGDDWLPAIEREYRSQRDAARERINWCRHITLVAERDSYAKDPDRKCVCDRFNYTSAIAHRDWQLVISAFKRGYCAGCPDRDPKLS, from the coding sequence ATGATGAGGACCTATTCCCCCCAAGACCTCGGCCCGCTGCCGAAGCGAGACCCTTACAAGGCCAACGAAGAACGTAGCATCGACGCCTTTCGCGCCGCCCTGCCGAAGGAGAAGTTCCAGTATCGGGACGATAGGCAGAATGACGAGGGCGTGGATGGCTCCGTCGAATTGCTGACCAAGTCCAGCAGTCTGAATTTGCGCGCGCAGGTTCAGTTGAAGAGCAAGGTAAGCGGGAAGGCCAACGCCGACGGGTCAATCTCCGTGAGTGTGAACGTCTCTAACCTGAACTACCTGCTTAATGGCCCATCCCCGATATACGTGCTTTACGTAGTCGAGACCGGCGAACTGCGGGTCGCATGGGCGCGGGATGAACGAGAAAGATTGAACCGCATAGACCCTGACTGGATAAGCCAGGAAAAGGTGACCATCAGATTTGTCGCCCCCCTCACGCCGCAAGCGGTCGATCAAATCTACGAACGCATCCTGCGCGAGGGCTGTATGCACCGCGAAGTACATGAAAGGCTCGCGCGTGCGACCCTTGGGGAGCCGGTGCACATCAGCATCGACCCAGAGACCCTGGCGGTTAGCGACCCTTCCGAAGTGTATGACAGGCTGTCGACGAGCGGCCTCAGCATCGTGTCGGCGGGCTACGGTTCTTTCGTACTTGAGCAGGTCGAGTTGCTCGGCCCTGAAGCCGCCCGAGCACCGCGAATTCAACTCGTGAAGGCTTACGCCCTGTCCGCGCAGGGCAGGTATCTGGGAGCGCTTGCCCTCCTCCAGGAAGTCAGGCTTCGCGAAGGCGACCTCCCGAACGACGACCAGCGTTTTGCAACGTACCTGCGGGATTTTTGCGAATACGCGTCCGGCGCGATTAACCTCACCGAGTATGGGGAGCGCCGGCAGCGCTGGGAGGACGAAGCGGAGAGCGGCTATGCCCTGGCGCACCGTTCGCTTGAGCTTTACCAGCGGGCGCTCGCCGAGCTTGATCCTATTGTCAGAAAGCAACTGCTCTCCGATTTACGCCGCGTCATGGACGAGATGCTGAGGCATGATGAAATTCCTGCGGCCTTAAAACTGGAGGCCCGCATCGAACTGCTGTATATAGAAGGGAGCCAGCTATCCATCCGCTCGTTGCAGGAGATGTTCCTGGGGCGGGGGCCGGAAGATAGCGGGCGACGAGAAATACGGGGCGCCTTGCAGTCTCTCGAAGACCTCTGGCCGCGCTGGGAGGAGGAGGCCTTGGCTCTTACCCGGCAGGCCGTTGCGTCGGGGCACCCGTTCGTCATCGCGTCGGCGCTCAGCACACATGCCTCTATAATCACCGAGCGCCTTGAGTGTATTGAACGCGCGAACATCCTTCTTGGGGGGACGTTCAGCATACCGGCGCAGTCGATTGAACTGGCAATAAAGAAGGCTGTCCGGGCGCTGAACATCTATCTGCGGGCAGGCGCGCTCGATGGCGAACTGCGCTGCAAGCTGCTGATCGCCGACCTCCTCGTCCTGGCGCGGCGAGACGACGAGGCGCGGGAGATCGCCCGAGAGGTGCTTCCGAAGGTGGAAGCCTTCGGCTATGCCGACCTGAAGACAAAGGCGGAGGAGTATGTAGCCGGGCATACCCTGCTGACCAGATGCGAGGAAATGAAGTCGCAACTGGAGCCGGAGCCAGACCCCGACGTAGGTCTCGCAGGGTGGACTGACGACGAAGTGCGGCAGTTTGCAAGCCATTCACCCGACCTAGCCCGGCGCGGTGATGACTGGCTTCCCGCTATCGAACGTGAATACCGCAGCCAGCGTGATGCGGCGCGGGAGCGGATCAACTGGTGCCGACACATCACGCTCGTTGCGGAGCGGGACAGTTACGCGAAGGATCCCGATCGTAAGTGCGTCTGCGACCGGTTCAATTACACATCGGCGATTGCGCATCGCGATTGGCAGCTTGTCATCTCGGCGTTCAAGCGGGGTTACTGCGCCGGTTGCCCCGACCGTGATCCCAAACTGTCATAG
- a CDS encoding cytochrome b N-terminal domain-containing protein, with amino-acid sequence MSEKKSPRARLYDWLDERAGLRGQVRKILDEPIRGGARWAYVFGSTLVFLFVLQAITGVFLAMYYVPSADHAHASVAYIQKAVPGGALIRGLHYYGASVMIIVIVAHVAQTFLFGAYKGKRELVWVVGGVLLLLVLGFAFTGYLLPWDQEAYFGTKVGTSIVGEMPVAGAATQRIMLGGTEITSLTLSRFFMTHTFLLPLALALLVLLHLYLFRRVGPAGPFHHRDDDRVDRFYPKQLFKDSLFILAVFIVLVAVAEYMPAKLGPQADPTTDFLARPPWYFLPLFELLKYFPGKLSLIPTVLLPAVLFGTILLLPFLARRRERNPLRRPVASASLVFVLAGAVSLIALSKYQDRSNPEFRAKLEQQEEEAKAFLQAEFQPQQIGRSVAITPPAATNPVETNSGALKIFLANCANCHGVNATGGPLGPPLLNLARRRNLSFDYLTNWIAGHAREPMADSMPRYNQLAEEERRELAEWLLKLDKPVQRSTAALPAAGNAQPPAAYNTSCAVCHGDRGEGNIGPSLIGVMKKPKRRKEDLLNILDNSRAYGLKDPMPKSFPAISEEDKRAIVKWLAGLNATPGARQ; translated from the coding sequence ATGAGTGAGAAGAAATCGCCGAGGGCACGATTATATGATTGGCTCGACGAGCGTGCCGGACTGCGGGGTCAAGTCCGTAAGATACTCGACGAGCCAATACGCGGCGGCGCTCGCTGGGCGTACGTGTTCGGGAGCACGTTAGTCTTCCTGTTTGTGCTTCAGGCCATCACGGGGGTGTTCCTCGCGATGTACTATGTGCCGAGCGCAGACCATGCCCATGCGAGCGTCGCCTACATTCAAAAGGCGGTCCCCGGCGGCGCGCTGATTCGGGGACTGCACTACTACGGCGCTAGCGTGATGATCATTGTCATCGTCGCCCACGTCGCGCAGACTTTCCTCTTCGGCGCTTACAAAGGAAAACGCGAGTTGGTTTGGGTAGTCGGAGGAGTCCTTCTGCTCCTGGTTCTGGGTTTCGCCTTCACCGGCTACCTGCTACCTTGGGATCAGGAGGCGTATTTCGGCACGAAGGTAGGTACGTCAATCGTAGGCGAAATGCCCGTCGCTGGTGCGGCCACGCAACGCATTATGCTCGGCGGGACCGAGATAACATCACTTACGCTTTCGCGCTTCTTTATGACGCATACCTTTCTGCTTCCGCTCGCGCTCGCGCTCCTGGTCCTGCTCCACCTGTACCTGTTCAGGCGCGTAGGGCCGGCCGGGCCATTCCATCATAGAGACGATGACCGCGTGGATCGCTTTTACCCGAAGCAGTTATTCAAGGATTCACTCTTCATCCTGGCCGTCTTCATTGTCCTGGTGGCAGTCGCCGAGTACATGCCGGCGAAGCTGGGCCCACAGGCCGACCCGACGACGGACTTCCTGGCGAGGCCGCCCTGGTACTTCCTACCTCTGTTCGAGCTGTTGAAGTATTTCCCCGGAAAGCTTTCCCTGATACCCACGGTGTTGCTACCGGCAGTTCTTTTCGGGACAATCTTATTACTACCTTTTCTCGCCCGCCGCAGGGAGCGCAACCCACTTAGGCGACCCGTGGCGAGCGCATCTCTGGTATTTGTGCTCGCAGGCGCAGTCTCGCTGATCGCTTTATCGAAGTACCAGGACAGGAGTAATCCGGAGTTCAGGGCAAAGCTCGAACAGCAGGAGGAGGAAGCGAAGGCTTTTCTGCAAGCGGAGTTTCAGCCGCAGCAGATCGGCAGGTCGGTAGCCATCACCCCGCCCGCGGCGACCAACCCGGTTGAAACCAATTCCGGGGCTTTGAAGATATTTCTCGCCAACTGCGCGAACTGTCACGGCGTGAATGCGACGGGAGGCCCGCTCGGCCCGCCGCTCCTTAATCTTGCGCGGCGGCGCAACCTGAGCTTCGACTATCTTACAAACTGGATCGCTGGTCACGCTCGTGAGCCGATGGCGGATTCGATGCCGAGGTACAATCAGCTTGCAGAAGAAGAGCGAAGAGAATTAGCAGAATGGTTGTTGAAACTGGACAAGCCCGTGCAGCGGAGTACCGCCGCGCTCCCGGCTGCGGGGAATGCCCAGCCGCCCGCCGCATACAACACAAGCTGCGCCGTCTGTCACGGGGATAGGGGCGAAGGCAATATCGGGCCCTCGCTCATCGGCGTGATGAAAAAGCCAAAGCGCAGAAAAGAAGATCTGTTGAATATTCTCGACAACTCCCGAGCCTATGGGCTGAAAGACCCGATGCCGAAATCGTTCCCCGCAATCTCCGAAGAGGACAAGCGCGCCATCGTCAAATGGCTTGCCGGATTGAACGCGACCCCTGGCGCTCGTCAGTAA
- a CDS encoding ubiquinol-cytochrome c reductase iron-sulfur subunit has product MSLEQNSHSSESNTLASESAGRRSFLGYVIGLIISGISLVLGVTIGRYSIAPALSPADASEWAEVGLVEDIPEEKPVKRNVVVSRTAGWARFNSQQLVWVIKKGDSITAFSAICPHLGCTINEAAKGFICPCHGSAWDGLGERLAGPTPRGMDTLETRVEGDLLKVKYQYFRQGVPQKEEVR; this is encoded by the coding sequence ATGAGCTTAGAACAGAATAGCCATTCTTCGGAGTCCAATACCCTAGCGTCTGAATCCGCTGGGCGCCGGTCCTTTCTTGGTTATGTCATCGGGCTGATCATCTCCGGCATTAGTCTGGTGCTCGGCGTTACGATCGGCCGTTACAGTATCGCGCCTGCGCTCTCGCCTGCGGACGCGTCCGAATGGGCCGAGGTGGGGCTCGTGGAAGACATCCCCGAAGAGAAGCCGGTCAAGCGCAATGTCGTCGTCTCCAGGACGGCGGGGTGGGCACGCTTCAATTCTCAGCAGTTGGTGTGGGTAATAAAAAAGGGCGACAGCATTACGGCGTTTTCTGCCATCTGCCCGCACCTCGGTTGCACGATCAACGAGGCGGCCAAAGGGTTCATCTGCCCTTGCCACGGCAGCGCCTGGGACGGCCTAGGGGAGAGGCTTGCCGGGCCGACGCCGCGCGGGATGGACACGTTGGAGACCCGCGTTGAAGGAGACCTGCTAAAAGTCAAATACCAGTACTTCAGGCAGGGCGTGCCTCAGAAGGAAGAGGTGCGCTGA
- a CDS encoding c-type cytochrome — MKRTIKIVVITIFALFLIEVIAGEIFLRTHRFSAREKPSWLEKTMAMHARRVSTPSDAMSLKNPNAITEESMAEAREHFVEHCSVCHGIDGKGQTTIGQRMYPPVPDMTQGETQQKADGELFYIISNGVRLTGMPAWEGEDTPESIWDLVAFIRHLPQLTPEELDCMKEVAGQAGEETGGGNNHSGEEKGDHKNDEKKSVGNENHAKPDAAKPKMKPHTHGPGAKPHEHPQP, encoded by the coding sequence ATGAAGAGAACAATAAAGATTGTAGTCATCACCATCTTTGCCCTATTCCTGATTGAAGTCATTGCGGGTGAAATCTTCTTGCGGACGCACAGGTTTTCCGCGAGAGAGAAACCTTCCTGGCTTGAGAAGACCATGGCCATGCACGCGCGACGCGTCTCCACTCCTTCTGACGCGATGTCATTAAAGAATCCCAACGCGATCACTGAAGAGAGTATGGCAGAGGCCCGCGAGCATTTCGTCGAGCACTGTTCGGTCTGTCACGGGATAGATGGCAAGGGGCAAACGACCATCGGCCAGCGCATGTATCCGCCGGTCCCCGATATGACGCAAGGGGAGACGCAACAGAAGGCGGATGGTGAGTTGTTCTACATCATTTCTAACGGCGTTCGGTTAACGGGGATGCCGGCATGGGAGGGCGAAGACACCCCTGAGTCAATCTGGGATTTAGTCGCCTTCATCCGTCATCTGCCCCAGCTTACGCCCGAAGAGTTGGACTGCATGAAAGAAGTGGCCGGGCAGGCGGGCGAGGAGACGGGCGGGGGAAACAATCACAGTGGTGAAGAAAAGGGCGACCACAAGAATGACGAAAAGAAAAGCGTCGGCAATGAAAATCATGCCAAGCCCGACGCGGCAAAGCCGAAGATGAAGCCTCACACACACGGACCAGGGGCGAAGCCACACGAACACCCACAACCGTAA
- a CDS encoding heavy metal translocating P-type ATPase, with the protein MSGKKTNVDVRSGDSTANESVALVTDPVCGMQINPETSAGSSQYGGKAYFFCSKTCQEKFEADPSRYLKASAKSGVASARPAPPHAAEKGDLYTCPMHPEVKNQGPGSCPKCGMALEPVEISLKAAKTEYTCPMHPEIVRDEPGFCPICGMALEPRTVTGEEANEELIDMTRRFKIGLILTVPLLLVAMSDLIPGQPVQHAVSMRLLKYIQLALATPVVLWGGWPFFQRGWASVINRSLNMFTLIALGTGVAYWYSVVATFFPTIFPASFRTHGDEVGVYFEVSAVIVVLVLLGQVLELRARSQTSSAIKALLGLAPKTARVIREDGTEEEVSLDSIKPGDRLRVRPGEKIPVDGVILEGASSVDESMVTGEPIPVEKSKGDKVTGGTVNGTGGFIMQAERVGSDTLLAQIVRMVSEAQRSRAPIQRLADVVSSYFVPAVIVSAVLTFIVWSLVGPEPRLAHAIVNAVAVLIIACPCALGLATPMSIMVGTGRGATAGVLIKNAEALEVLEKIDTLIVDKTGTLTEGKPRLTSVVPSNGTGETELLRLAASLERGSEHPLAAAIVAGAQERGVTLTEAEEFQSITGKGVVGKVEGRMVALGNVKLLEQLNIKSDGLMGEAEALRKDGATVMFVAIDNRPAGLLGVADPIKESTHEALKALHEEGIRIVMLTGDNRTTAEAVARKLGIDEVEADVLPEQKGGVVKRLQAQGRTVAMAGDGINDAPALAQAHVGIAMGTGTDVAIESAGVTLIKGDLRGIVRARRLSRATMRNIRQNLFFAFIYNALGVPIAAGVLYPVLGLLLSPMIASAAMSVSSVSVIGNSLRLRRVEL; encoded by the coding sequence ATGAGCGGAAAGAAAACGAATGTGGATGTAAGAAGTGGCGACTCGACCGCAAATGAGAGTGTCGCGCTCGTAACAGACCCCGTCTGCGGGATGCAGATAAACCCGGAGACCTCCGCCGGCTCCTCTCAGTACGGCGGGAAGGCATATTTCTTTTGCAGTAAGACCTGTCAGGAAAAGTTCGAGGCTGATCCATCCAGGTATCTGAAGGCGTCTGCAAAATCAGGTGTGGCTTCAGCGCGGCCTGCGCCGCCTCATGCGGCTGAGAAGGGGGATCTATACACCTGTCCGATGCACCCGGAGGTCAAGAATCAAGGGCCGGGTTCCTGCCCGAAATGCGGCATGGCTTTAGAGCCGGTGGAAATCTCCCTGAAGGCGGCAAAGACGGAGTACACCTGCCCGATGCACCCGGAGATTGTGCGCGATGAGCCGGGCTTTTGTCCGATCTGCGGGATGGCTCTGGAACCCAGAACCGTCACCGGCGAAGAGGCGAATGAGGAACTGATCGATATGACGCGCAGGTTCAAGATCGGCTTGATCCTGACCGTTCCGCTGCTACTGGTCGCCATGTCAGACCTGATACCCGGTCAGCCCGTGCAACACGCCGTCTCGATGCGACTGCTCAAGTACATTCAGTTGGCTCTTGCCACACCCGTAGTGCTCTGGGGGGGATGGCCGTTCTTCCAGCGCGGCTGGGCCTCAGTCATCAACCGCAGCCTCAACATGTTCACCCTAATCGCCCTCGGTACGGGAGTCGCCTACTGGTACAGTGTAGTCGCCACTTTCTTCCCGACCATCTTCCCTGCTTCTTTCCGCACTCACGGCGACGAGGTGGGTGTCTATTTTGAGGTCTCGGCGGTAATCGTCGTTTTAGTGCTCCTGGGTCAGGTCCTCGAACTACGCGCGCGCAGCCAGACAAGTAGCGCCATCAAAGCCTTACTGGGGCTAGCCCCGAAGACAGCCAGAGTCATCCGCGAAGACGGGACGGAGGAAGAAGTCTCGCTCGACAGCATCAAGCCCGGAGACCGGCTGCGGGTTCGCCCCGGAGAGAAGATTCCTGTGGATGGAGTGATTCTCGAAGGCGCAAGCTCAGTTGATGAATCTATGGTCACGGGTGAACCCATCCCCGTAGAAAAGAGCAAAGGTGACAAAGTCACCGGCGGCACCGTGAACGGGACGGGAGGCTTTATTATGCAAGCGGAGCGGGTCGGCAGCGATACGCTTCTCGCCCAGATTGTGCGCATGGTGAGCGAAGCCCAGCGCAGCCGCGCGCCCATTCAGCGCCTCGCCGACGTCGTCTCTTCGTACTTCGTGCCTGCCGTCATCGTGAGCGCCGTGCTCACCTTCATCGTGTGGAGCCTCGTCGGTCCGGAGCCGCGCCTGGCTCACGCCATCGTCAATGCCGTCGCCGTCCTCATCATCGCCTGCCCCTGTGCGCTGGGGCTTGCGACGCCGATGTCCATCATGGTCGGGACCGGTCGCGGGGCCACGGCCGGCGTGCTCATTAAAAACGCCGAGGCGCTTGAAGTCCTGGAGAAGATAGACACACTCATCGTGGACAAGACCGGCACGCTGACCGAAGGCAAGCCGCGCCTCACCTCGGTCGTGCCGTCGAACGGGACCGGCGAGACAGAGCTACTTCGCTTGGCGGCGAGCCTCGAACGCGGAAGCGAACACCCGCTGGCCGCGGCCATCGTCGCCGGCGCACAGGAGAGAGGCGTGACATTGACTGAGGCCGAAGAGTTTCAATCTATAACCGGGAAGGGCGTTGTCGGAAAGGTGGAAGGGCGCATGGTCGCGCTCGGCAACGTCAAGCTGCTCGAGCAATTGAATATCAAATCAGACGGCTTGATGGGGGAGGCAGAGGCTTTGCGCAAAGACGGCGCGACCGTGATGTTCGTTGCCATCGACAACCGGCCAGCCGGTCTGCTTGGCGTCGCTGACCCCATCAAAGAGTCTACTCACGAAGCCTTGAAGGCGCTGCACGAAGAGGGCATCCGCATCGTCATGCTGACAGGCGATAACCGGACCACCGCCGAGGCCGTCGCCCGGAAGCTTGGAATTGACGAGGTGGAAGCCGACGTCCTGCCCGAACAGAAGGGCGGCGTGGTGAAGCGCCTACAGGCTCAAGGGCGGACGGTTGCCATGGCCGGCGACGGCATCAATGACGCCCCGGCCCTAGCGCAAGCCCATGTCGGCATCGCCATGGGCACCGGCACGGACGTTGCAATAGAAAGCGCCGGCGTCACGTTGATCAAAGGAGACCTTCGCGGCATCGTCCGGGCCCGCAGGTTGAGCCGGGCCACGATGCGCAACATCAGACAGAATCTCTTTTTTGCGTTCATCTACAACGCGCTCGGCGTGCCCATAGCGGCGGGCGTGCTCTACCCGGTCTTAGGGTTGTTGTTAAGCCCGATGATCGCGAGCGCCGCCATGAGTGTCAGTTCGGTATCAGTCATCGGCAATTCGTTGCGGCTGCGCAGGGTAGAGCTTTAA
- a CDS encoding YHS domain-containing protein, protein MATQTDPGCGMQVDEQNAAGQSQHRGQSYYFCSQSCKSKFDQNPEQYAQSNE, encoded by the coding sequence ATGGCGACTCAAACTGACCCTGGCTGCGGCATGCAGGTTGATGAGCAGAACGCAGCGGGACAATCGCAGCACCGAGGGCAGAGCTATTACTTTTGCAGCCAGAGCTGCAAGTCAAAATTCGATCAAAACCCTGAGCAATATGCTCAAAGCAATGAATGA
- a CDS encoding metal-sensitive transcriptional regulator — translation MTRSIKSRKGKKPTAHKPVDHLKQLPRLRRIEGQVRGLQQMVADERYCIDIVHQINAIIAALRRVEGDMLSDHVAACAESALNSQCKPAEARRLAEEVGRVLTRLR, via the coding sequence ATGACTCGTTCTATCAAATCTCGAAAGGGCAAGAAGCCCACGGCCCACAAGCCGGTTGACCACCTGAAGCAGTTACCGCGACTGCGCCGCATAGAAGGCCAAGTGCGCGGCCTACAGCAGATGGTGGCCGACGAGCGCTATTGCATCGACATTGTTCACCAGATCAACGCCATCATCGCGGCGCTGCGTCGCGTCGAGGGCGATATGCTTAGCGACCATGTCGCGGCATGCGCTGAGTCTGCTCTCAACAGCCAGTGTAAGCCAGCCGAAGCCCGGCGACTGGCCGAAGAGGTCGGGCGTGTGCTGACACGTTTGCGTTGA
- a CDS encoding c-type cytochrome encodes MLTMAIVTGLLAAMWASGPKAIALAHDPHEHSHAPASAKKLKNPLTATDDNIDKGRALYNKNCASCHGQDGKAQTDVAAGMKIKPADLTALHERTDGEIYWVITNGIKKSGMPAFKAKAGTNERWQMTLYVKHLLGEHPHGTGGE; translated from the coding sequence ATGCTTACAATGGCGATCGTCACTGGCCTGCTGGCGGCCATGTGGGCCTCCGGCCCTAAGGCAATCGCCCTTGCCCATGATCCGCATGAGCACTCGCATGCGCCGGCCAGCGCCAAGAAGCTCAAGAACCCGCTGACCGCGACAGATGACAACATCGACAAAGGGCGCGCGCTTTACAATAAGAACTGCGCTTCGTGCCATGGCCAGGATGGCAAAGCGCAAACCGATGTTGCCGCAGGAATGAAGATCAAGCCGGCTGACCTGACGGCGCTGCACGAGAGAACGGATGGCGAAATCTACTGGGTCATCACCAACGGCATCAAGAAGAGCGGCATGCCCGCCTTTAAGGCCAAAGCAGGAACTAACGAGCGGTGGCAAATGACGCTATACGTCAAGCACCTTCTGGGCGAACACCCGCATGGGACCGGCGGCGAGTAG
- a CDS encoding nuclear transport factor 2 family protein — protein MNNSTGKTISLTTLFRFTVSMIAMATTAFALTASTRTDDESAVRAALVENAAGFERNDIARVSKVWAQDESVTVFESGHANYGWADYRDHHLVPEMAELKNTKYALSNIKIRVAGDSAWATFKYTISADLKERHVEGEGLGTAVLEKRAGRWLIVHWHSSSPRRTPADSPPPKKG, from the coding sequence ATGAATAACTCGACGGGTAAAACCATCTCGCTGACCACCCTGTTCAGGTTTACCGTTTCGATGATCGCAATGGCGACGACTGCTTTCGCGCTCACCGCATCAACTCGGACGGATGATGAGTCAGCCGTGCGAGCGGCGCTGGTCGAGAACGCGGCAGGGTTTGAGCGCAACGACATCGCCAGGGTGAGTAAGGTGTGGGCGCAGGACGAATCGGTCACCGTCTTTGAGAGCGGGCACGCAAACTACGGCTGGGCGGACTATCGGGATCATCACCTTGTGCCGGAGATGGCAGAACTGAAGAACACGAAATATGCCCTCAGCAACATTAAAATCCGCGTGGCAGGCGACTCGGCTTGGGCGACGTTCAAATATACGATCTCGGCTGATCTAAAAGAGCGGCATGTCGAGGGGGAAGGTCTGGGCACAGCGGTTCTAGAAAAGAGAGCGGGGCGCTGGCTGATCGTGCACTGGCATTCGAGCAGCCCGCGCCGCACGCCGGCTGACTCGCCACCGCCTAAGAAGGGGTGA
- a CDS encoding sigma-54 dependent transcriptional regulator: MMSKKKILVVEDEHSLRQVIEFQLSEAGYEVATAEDGARGYETLTENLLDLVITDLAMPEMDGLELTRRVKAISPETPVIVITAFGEVQTAVAAMKFGAEDYLTKPLDWDELRMIIERALKVKDLARENRELRAFIGEQFKPENIIGTSKRMRELYGVVERVSRTDVSVLLLGESGTGKELVAKCIHQNGARRAQPFVTIDCGAIPEQLLESELFGHHKGAFTGAIADKRGMFEEAHGGTVFLDEIGEMPLNLQVKLLRVLQEGQFMRLGENTPRRVDLRVIAATNRDLARMVEDGAFREDLYFRINIVPVKLPPLRERREDVPLLVAHFIEDAARRYSQPQPRLSKDVYRYFHQYPWPGNIRELKNTIERLLVLSNDEEITTDDLPDEIKNVRAGAGSLSLNLPEGGIDLEEVEKEIIRQALEKNGHNQSRTAKYLNITRNTLIYRMQKFNLG, encoded by the coding sequence ATGATGAGTAAGAAGAAGATTCTCGTTGTTGAAGACGAACACTCGTTGCGGCAGGTCATCGAGTTTCAACTGTCTGAGGCCGGCTACGAAGTCGCGACGGCAGAAGACGGTGCGCGCGGCTACGAGACGCTCACCGAAAATTTGCTGGATCTGGTCATTACCGATCTGGCCATGCCCGAGATGGATGGCCTCGAACTTACCAGGCGCGTGAAAGCGATCTCGCCTGAAACGCCCGTGATCGTCATCACCGCCTTCGGAGAGGTGCAGACGGCGGTGGCCGCGATGAAGTTCGGGGCGGAAGATTATCTGACCAAGCCGCTCGACTGGGATGAGCTTCGAATGATTATTGAGCGGGCGCTGAAGGTGAAGGATCTGGCGCGAGAAAACCGCGAGTTGCGGGCGTTCATCGGGGAGCAGTTCAAACCGGAAAACATCATCGGAACGTCGAAACGGATGCGGGAGTTGTACGGAGTCGTCGAGCGCGTCTCGCGGACTGACGTGAGCGTCTTACTGCTTGGCGAAAGCGGCACGGGCAAGGAACTCGTCGCCAAGTGCATTCACCAGAATGGCGCCCGTCGCGCGCAGCCTTTTGTGACGATTGACTGTGGGGCGATACCCGAGCAGTTATTGGAGTCGGAACTGTTCGGGCATCACAAGGGCGCTTTCACCGGCGCGATTGCCGACAAGCGCGGCATGTTTGAAGAAGCGCACGGCGGGACCGTGTTTCTTGACGAGATCGGCGAGATGCCGCTCAACCTGCAAGTGAAACTGCTCAGGGTCTTGCAGGAAGGCCAGTTCATGCGGCTCGGCGAGAACACGCCGCGGCGCGTCGACCTGCGGGTGATCGCCGCGACGAATCGTGACCTGGCCAGGATGGTCGAGGACGGGGCATTCCGCGAAGACCTGTACTTTCGAATCAATATCGTCCCGGTAAAACTGCCGCCGCTGCGCGAACGCCGTGAAGACGTTCCGCTGCTGGTCGCCCACTTCATTGAAGACGCCGCACGGCGGTACAGCCAGCCTCAGCCGCGTCTGTCAAAAGACGTGTACCGCTATTTCCATCAGTACCCCTGGCCGGGAAACATCCGTGAACTGAAGAACACGATCGAGCGCCTGTTGGTTCTGTCAAACGATGAAGAGATCACAACTGACGACCTGCCCGATGAGATCAAGAATGTTCGCGCCGGCGCGGGCAGCCTTTCATTGAACCTGCCCGAAGGCGGCATTGACCTCGAAGAAGTGGAAAAAGAGATCATCCGGCAGGCGCTGGAAAAGAACGGCCACAACCAGAGCCGCACGGCGAAGTACCTCAACATTACGCGCAACACTCTGATATATCGTATGCAAAAGTTCAATCTTGGTTAG